The following nucleotide sequence is from uncultured Draconibacterium sp..
GTTTTTCTTGGAAAATATTCAAGTGCCCATATAATGATAACACCCAATAATATTATTGTTCCGATCTTTTTTAGGTAATGCTGGGTTTTATCCCACATATGGTAAACCACATTCCGAAATGTTGGCAAACGATAGGTGGGGAGCTCCATTACAAATGGTGTTTCTTTATTTTTGAAAACTGTTTTGTTGAGTACCTGCGCAGTAATAAAGGCAAACAATATTCCAACCGCGTAAATACCTATTAAAACCCAGGCTTCGTATTTTTGAAAAAAAGCTGAAATAATAAGAATATAAACCGGTAGCCGTGCACTGCACGACATAAACGGAATGATTAGCATTGTTAGAATACGATCGCCACGATTACGCATTGAGCGCGTTGCTAAAATTGCCGGAACGTTGCATCCAAAACCCATGATCATTGGGATGAACGAACGACCGTGCAAGCCAAAGCGGTGCATAATATTGTCCATTATAAAGGCAGCACGCGCCATGTATCCCGAGCCTTCGAGCAAGGATATAAAAAAGAACAAAATGAGGATATTGGGCAAAAATACCAGAACACTTCCGGCACCACCAATAATACCATCAACCAGCAAGTCATTTAACATCCCATCCGGAATTATATTACCTACAAAATTTCCAAGTGCTACAACGCCCATATCAATCCAGTCCATTGGGTAAGCACCTAGTTTAAAGGTAGTCCAGAATATAAAAAATAACAGTGCAGTAAATATTGGAAATCCCAGGTAGCGGTTGGTTAAAATGCTGTCAATTTTTTCCGAACGGGTTTTCTTCTCTTTATGTTTGTTGCTGTAAGTTTCGCGTAAAGCACCGGCAATAAAACTGTATTTGGCATTGGCAATAACCGTTTCGCTATCGTCATTTTCCAGCAGTTCTATTTTCTTTATCTCCTTCAGTGTAACTTCCTGTATCTCGTCGTAGTTTGAATACTTCGACAATAACTCGATTACCTGATTGTCTTTTTCGAGTAATTTAATTGCCAGAAAACGTGATGATATTTTGTCGGTTATTGGCTTGTCTTCTTTAATTTTTTTACGGATTGTACTAACCGACTCTTCAATTTGTTTTCCGTAATTTATATGAATGTGGCGCGATAAGGTATCTCGTCCTTCAAAAACTTCAATTACTTTTTCTACTAATGTATCAAGACCTTGTCCTTTAGAACTTACCGTTGGAATCAGCGGAATTCCAACCAGTTTCGATAGCTCTTCTTTGTCGAGTTTAAGTTTGTTCTTTTCCAACTCGTCGAACATGTTCAGGGCCATAATAACCCTCAAATCCATGTCGATTAATTGAGTGGTTAAAAACAGGCTCCTTTCAAGGTTGGTAGAATCAAGAACATTGATAACGATATCGGGCGTTTGTTCGTAAATAAATTTCCTTACAAATATTTCTTCCTTTGAATAGGCTGTTAAGCTGTAGGTTCCGGGCAGATCGTAAAAGTTAAATGTATAATCGCCGTTTTTAAATGTAGCTTTATGAACATCAACAGTAACACCACTGTAATTGCCAACTTTTTCTTTCGAGCCCGAAATAAAATTAAACAGGGTGGTTTTTCCGCAATTGGGATTACCAACCAAGGCAATATTAATTGTTTTTGTGCGTGCCGACTGATCGATAAGATCAATGTTTCGGTCGATGGTGCCCTTGTATTTATCTGTTGATGCTTTTTTAAACTCGGCGGCTGGAATTACTTCAATTTGATCGGCTTCCGATTTTCGTAAAGTAATGTTGTAATTAAGTATTTTGTATTCGCTGGGACCTTTGAATGGCGCATTTTTAATTGCCCTGACTTCATTTCCACGAATGAATCCCATTTCAGTAATTCTCTTCCGGAACGAACCATGACCTAAAACTTTGGTGATAACCACCGGTTCATTATTTCTTGCCTCGCTTAATTTCACTCTCTTCCCTGCTTTCTGAATTTAATTTAAATAAAAATAAGCGTACAAATATATTTAAATTCCTATGATAAAAAATAAAATATATTTGTTCTTTACATAGTGACAACAAGTGGTTATTTTTGTTCGAACGAAGGAGGCAATAAATGGAGGAAGACAAATTTTATAACAATATTCAGAAAGCATTGGATGATTTGCCCGAGAACTTCAGTATTCTTGAGGAACAGATTGATGTTGGTATTCAGATGAAATATTTTGAGTTTGCCAAATTGTTAAAGGGCAAAGAAATTTCGGAAGAATGTTTTGAGGCAAGAGAAGAACTTTTTGATGCTGAGGTAGATGAAGAGCGGAAAAAGGAAATTTTAACCGCGATTGCTGTTTACGATGATGTGAAAGCATATCGTACGCTGGAAAAGTTTGTAAAGGAAGCTGAAGGTGATTTAAAACAGTGGGGAACTCTTGCATTGCAGGAAAGCAGAATGTTAATGCACAGCTCGTTGCTTGATGAGCAGCAGGTATTTATTTCTACCGGACTTGGGGGAAAAGGACAAAAACTAAGGTACTTTGTCGTATTCCTTTCGGTAAATGAACACGAAATGTTAAGCAAAACTCAACAAAAACTTCTTAAAGATGAGTTAATATTCGAATTAAATCATCACGAAGGTGAATTTGAATCGATGGATTTTATGGAAGGTTTTTCGTCAGCACTGGTTATGTTGCCTATTACTGCCGAAATAAAAGATACATTTCAGAATGTAATTAATGAATGCAATCAGTACGGAGGCTTTTTGCGTGAAGATATGGTGATTACCAATGTTAAAATATTGTCTCGGGGTGAGATTATTCAATTAATACACCAAAAGAAAAATAAGCCCGGCGATGAGTTGGAAGATGAATAAGTTTGGGTGTGGTTAATGAAGTTAATATGGAAAAATACTCGTAATGATTTGGTTAGTTTGCGCTTGAATATTATCGTCGGAACGGTAGAAGAAAAGGAATTGTAATTAATTTCAAAAAAATCTTGCGCAGATTTGTATTTATACAAATAAGCGCTATATTTGCACCGCTTTTAAAGCAAACACGTTCTGGACCTGTAGCTTAATTGGATAGAGCACCTGACTACGGATCAGGAGGTTAGGGGTTCGAGTCCCTTCAGGTTCACCAGGAAACAAGGCGCTTACAGAAATGTAAGCGCCTTTTATTTTTAATGGGTACAACATAGGTACAACAAAATCACCCAATAAAAACCACTAAAAACTACCAGATACATATAGTCATTCTATGTTATTCAACATTTCGAAAGCCAAATACAGCCAAATGAGCGTAAAAGCTACGCCAACACGGATTTTCATTTGATTGCACCTGATAGATTATTTACTTTTAATCGGTTAATTATCAATGCTATTGAAAAAATAAAATAATGTTGATGATTACCGGAACCTGTTAACAGATGAGCCAATATGGAAACAATAATCAAGAAATCAGGAGTAATGATATTTCGATTCAACCGGAAACTCCGATGGATCTTCAATATTAGAATATTACGCAACCACAATACAACGATCCTTTTTATCCTGTTTGTTTGTCTTCTGATTTTGTTATTCGGACTCTGGGGCATGGGCTTTTCATTTATCCATGTTATCCTCTACTCTGCCATAAGCATAACAATACTTTTCTTGACTTTACTTTTTATCGGATCACTGAATGAAGCACGAAGATTATCCAAACAAGTACCTTCCGGTTGTTTCCTATTTTTGAAAAGTAATCTGAACGGAATCTATCTACCAGTCCTGGGATTCACGGAAAAGGATCGGGAAAATATAAACCTGGTATTAAATGGACTTGAAACAAAAAGCAAAATCAATTTTAAATTGGTTTCTGATAATCGGACTGCAGCTGATTATAAAAAGCTGCTTCGCATTCTTCACCTGCTTATTGATGGTGGAATCAGAGATTTCAAAAAAGAGCGTAAAGAGCAACTCTTTAAATTCATTGAATCAACCTTCACATTGAACGGCTCAGAAGTTAAAAGGACGAGTTTGAACTCGCGGTTTTCAGAGTTTGTGAATGAAAGTGAAACGGAATTTTCAGAAAATCTAAAGGAGTTCCAGAAAATACTTTTTCGATAGACGGTATTTCTCCCGTAATTAGCCCGTAACTCAAATTACCTTCTTGATTTACTGCCACATACAGTTACATATTTGCTGATGAAGTTTTCACGCATCTAGCGTCATTAATCATTAAAAATATGTCACCTATGGAAAATCAAGCATTTATTTCCAAACAAGTTCTAAATGAATTAAAACAAATCAAAACCCTACTGGCGGAGAACAAAACTGTTTTTAATGTTGAAGAACTGGCTCAGTACACAGGACTATCCAAAAGCAAAATTTACAAACTGCTTAGTAAAAAACTTATTCCCACCGGCACTAATGCCAACATCCGGCAAAAGTTCTTTTATAAAAAAGAAATAGATCTCTGGCTAATGGGTATTTCCAGAGAAGAACTGGAAGCGGAAGAAGAATTCAACAACTCATTATCAAGGAACAGAAAGGCATAACCACAAATACATTTTGCAATGAGCGATATGCCATATATCCGTGTTGGAACTTCCTATTTCAAAAAAGTTAAAGCTCCTACCATTTCGGGAGATTTTAACGAAATTCTTGTGCCATGGAACATCGATACCATAAAACAGGATTTTGGAAAAACTTATGTGGCGGATATTCCAAAGTATGATGGTTTTACCTGTATTCCCAATCATATCAATTTCAAACAAGTCTGCTCGGGTTTCTATAATAAGTATTCCCCATTGAGCAACAAACCAAAGAAAGGACCAATTGAGGTTTCAACACTTTTTGTAAAACACATTTTCGGGAATCAATACGAACTGGGATTGGATTATTTGCAGTTGCTTTATCAAAAGCCTGTACACATTCTTCCGATTCTTTGCCTTGTGTCAAAAGAAAGGTCAACCGGGAAAAGTACATTTCTGAAATGGCTCAAAGCAATTTTTGAAAACAACCTTACCTACCTGACAAACGATAGTTTTGGAAGTCAGTTTAATTCCGACTGGGCGAATAAACTTCTGATCTGTATCGATGAAGTTCTTTTTAATAAAGAAGAACTGACCGAGCGGATTAAATACCTCAGCACTACCAACCACAATAAAATGGAAGCCAAAGGGAAAGACAAAATCGAGGTAGAATTCTTTGGAAAGTTTATTCTATGCAGTAATAACGAAGATAATTTCATAAAAATTGATGCTGCCGAAGAACGTTTCTGGGTACGAAAGATTTCAAAGTTTGAAACCGAAGATACAGACCTATTAGATAAACTGGTTAAGGAGATTCCTGCCTTTCTTTTCTTTTTAGACAACAGGGAACTTTCATCTCCTCGAATTACCCGGATGTGGTTTACTCCTGCTCAAATCAGAACCCGTGCTTTACAAAACCTTATCCGGCATAACAGAAGCCGGGTAGAGAAAGAACTGGCCAGTATTTTATTTATGGTAATGGAGAAGTATGATTTGGATGAAGTTGAGTTTTGTCCCCAGGATGCCATGTTTGCCGTTAATCAAACAAGGGTAAAAACTGACCTCACACAAATCCGACACTTGCTGAAAAAAGAATGGAAGCTTACTCCAAAATCCAATTCGCTGACCTACGAAAAGTTTGCCATCTGGAACCGGGGAGAGATAACAAGGGAAACCGATACCGGTCGCTTTTACACGGTGAAAAAGGAATTTTTATTGGAAAATTTTGATGAATTGATGAATGAGTAAACTATGCTGTTGAAAATAAAAAGATTAACTGCTCATCAAAGTCTCATCAAACATTCATCAAAATAAAAAATGATGAGAACAGGAAAGAAATACAAAAAACAAAATGATGAAACGATGAGAAATTGATAAGACATAAGCAGCTGATTGAAAGACCGGTTAGCCATCCTCTCATCAATTCATCAAAAAAATTAGAGAAATACTACTGATGAAAAATAACAAACTACAATGCGATACAGCCCGTGAAATTCCGATTACAGAATTTCTGAAAAGATCCGGCCATTCACCGGTAAAAGAAAACCAACATTCAGCCTGGTACCTTAGCCCGATTAGAAAGGAAAATGAAGCCTCATTTAAGGTTTCCAAAGTTCTTAACCGCTGGTATGATCATGGAATTGGCAAGGGTGGAAATATTATTGACCTGGTAATCGAAATGAATAACAACTGCAGCATTAGTGATGCGCTGGCGATCTTGGCTAAAAACATACCATCTTTCTCTTTTCAACAGCAGAGAAATTTGGTTGCGCTAGCGTCTGAACCGGAAATCCGGATCGATAAGATCCTCCCCATTCGGCATCCGGCTTTAATCAAATATTTGTTGCAAAGAAAAATAGATGCAAAAACTGCAAGCCGTTTTGCCAGTCAGGTTCATTATTCGATTAATCAAAAACGATACTTCGTTTTAGGTTTGGAGAATGTTTCGGGAGGCTGGGAACTCCGAAATCCATATTTTAAAAATGCTGCAGCACCAAAAGACTTTTCCTATTTCACTACAGGTAAACAATTGTTGAGTGTTACAGAAGGCATGTTTGATTTTTTTAGTTTGCTAATGCTTTATCCCGGCTTACCACACCAATCAGATTTTTTGGTATTGAATTCTGTTTCGTTTATCAACCGCATCCATAAGATTGGCCAGATTTATCCCAAAGTTAGTCTCTATCTCGATAATGATTCAGCTGGTAAGAAAGCGACCAAACAGTTATTGGCCGATCTAACGAACAGTGTCGATATGTCGGCCATCTATAAAAACACAAAAGATCTGAATCAGCTGTTGATAGCCCGAAGCCAACGTCTGCAGAGGTCTCCGTGGTAAGCCATGTCGAGAGGTGCCCAGGTTGCACCATGGGCATCTCTCGCTTTGCTCCCAGGCTCGCAAAGGGGCGCACAGCGCAGGTTCTAAATATTAATTTAAAGGTTAAAGAAAATGAGAATTCGCACAAAATATATCTCGTTTAGAGTAAGCAATATTGAAAAAAGAGCCATCACAATGGCCGCCCAGGAATGTGGTTTAGGGACCAGTGAGTTTGCCCGACGGGCATCACTGAACATGAAAGTTACCTTACGGTTTTCGCCCGAGGAATTGGAGGTGTACAATAACCTGCACACCTACCATCGCAACTTTACGGCCATCGGTAATCTGGTAAGAAGCAAACATTTTAATAAAAATGAAACCATTCTCCGGGAACTGGAAGAAGTAATTAAGCTGATTAAAATTCACCTTGGAAAGTTTGAACAATGATCGGCAAGGCAAAAAGCATCTCACATACAGTTAATGCCGTCAATTACGCCATGAAAAAGCCAGGAGCCAAGGAGATCAGCCGGAATAAAGTTGCAGGCGAAACACCCAGGGAAATTGCAACGGAGTTCAGGATCTTTCAGAACCTGAATTCTAAATGCCAGAAGAATACCTTTTCCATGGTTTTAAGTCCATCCATTCCTGACGGTGATAAACTTAGTAACTCGGATTTTGCAAAACTGGCCGGAGACTTTCTGAAGCGAATGAAATTGGACGATCATCAGTTTGTTTCTTTTCTGCATACCGATGAGAAACACAAGCACCTGCACATTTTCGTCAACCGTATTGATTTTAACGGGAAAGCGTACAAGGACCACTTTATCAGCAAAAAGGCGCAGCGAATTGCTGAAAGTGTGGCTAAAGAATGGGGATTTACTACCGCCAAAGAAATTCAGCAGCAAAATGAGCAACGACTGGGCAACTACGTAAAAGAAGCCCACCAACGGGTATTGACCGTAATGCCCCGAGATATTAATGATTATGCCCAATTGATGGAAGAGTATGGAATCCAAACGCACAGGAGAATTGCCTCTGATGGAAAAGTTGTTGGATTGAAATTCCAGATTGGAGAGGAAACCATAAAAGGCAGTAGTGTTGGCCGGGAGTTTAGTGCTGCCAATCTGCAAAAACAGATTCTGCAAAATTATGAAATGATGTACCGTGTCGAACGAGAAAAACAAAGAAAACAAGAACAACAAAACCGTCCTTCAAGGGATTTTGGAATAAGCTTTTAATACCATGAGAAAAAATTTATCGCAACAAAAGTTACTGGAGATTTTAACCTCCGAAATTGAAACACTCAAACAAACCACTGAGAATATAAATGAGATTGCTCCTGAAATTGCCAGGCAATTACATGCTCTTAAAACAACAAAAGTTAAAATTGGTGTGGACACAGGCAAGCTAGAACAGCTCCTGGAGGATCATAAACAGAAATTGGAAAAGAGTGTGGTGATTCCAAGGTGGTTTTTGGTATTAATCGTAATAGTAATTGTTTGGCTAATCTTTGAAAATATCTTCAACTTATAACTACCTTTATTGTGTTAAAAATCAATCTTCAATCGATTCGATCTTCTTATAAACCAATTTCAAACTGTCCTAATAAAGTATTTATAGAAAGAATGTTGGATAGTTCTAACTAAAGCTTCCCACGGAATTCTTCACGTTTTTGTTGTTCGATAAGCATTTGATGTTACCTTCCAGTATCCACACATGTTAAAATACCATAAATGTCTTCCCTAATCAATATTATTTCATACCTTCACAGCCTTGACAATCAGTTTTTTATTGAAATCGTCTAAAGCAATGCCTTGTTTCGCTTCTCGTTAGCGAACCTTCTCATCGTCAATTCGACATCAAAATCAACTTTCTTGTTTAGATTAACAAGTCGCGAAGTGTGCACACAAATATCGTGACACACTTTAATATATATGATAAATTCATTTTTTTTAGGAAATAAAGAAATCAAACTCCCGGTTATACAAGGTGGCATGGGAGTAGGAATTTCACTTTCAGGATTAGCTTCAGCAGTTGCAAACGAAGGTGGAATTGGCGTAATATCATGCGCCGGTTTGGGATTGTTATACAAACAATCGCCCGCTGACTATTTAAAAGATAGTATTTGGGGTTTAAAAGAGGAATTACGAAAAACACGCGAATTAACCAAAGGCACTATCGGTGTAAACATAATGGTTGCCTTATCGAATTTTACAGATATGGTACGAACCTCCATTGCAGAAAAAGCAGATGTAATATTCTCTGGAGCAGGGTTACCGTTAGACTTGCCCTCTTATTTGACTGAAGGAAGCAAGACTTTACTCGTTCCTATCGTTTCGTCAGGCCGTGCTGCAAAAATTATCTGCCAAAAATGGTTATCTAACTATAATTACCTCCCTGATGCTCTTGTGGTAGAAGGGCCAAAAGCAGGGGGGCATCTTGGATTTAAAAGGGAGCAGATTGAAGATGAAAATTATACACTTGAAAGATTGATTCCGGAAGTAGTATCAATTGTATCAGCATACCATCACAAGAAAGTAATTCCTGTTATTGCAGCAGGAGGAATTACAACCGGCCAAGATGTATTGCGTTTTATGGAACTCGGAGCTTCCGGAGTACAAATTGGCAGTTTGTTCGTTCCTACTCTGGAATGCGATGCGTCGCCATTATTCAAGCAATCCTATATAAATGCATCGCAAAAAGATACAATGATCATCCAAAGTCCGGTTGGAATGCCCGGTCGCGCCCTGAATAGTGACTTTATCCGAAGTGTAAACGAAGGCAAAGAACGCCCAAAGAAATGCCCCTATCATTGCATCAAAACATGCGATTATACTAAAAGTCCTTACTGCATTATTATGGCTCTTTATAATGCAGCAAAAGGAAATATGAACAAAGGCTATTCATTTGCAGGGGCCAACGCTTACCTGGCAGAAAAAATCAGCAATGTTAAGGAAGTAGTGCAGCAACTTATGAAAGAGTTTGCAGATGCTCAAAAAGGTTTTTCAACAAAAAGGATATAGCTATATTCGTATTATACAGATAGCTAGACAGATACGCATTCTTCAATACCCCGACATACTTCACAAGAATTATTAATACAAAAACCGCTGTAAAAAAAACAGCAAATTAAAACATGACATTTAAAGAATTAAATATTTCGGAGCCGATACTTAAAGCTCTGACAAACAAAAAATACGATAACCCTACTCCTATTCAGGAAAAGGCCATTCCCACCGCATTACAAGGTGGCGATCTGCTTGGAATTGCTCAAACAGGTACTGGAAAAACAGCAGCTTTTGCCATTCCGATTATACAACAGTTGGATGAAGCTCCTTTTAGCGGTGGAAGAAGAGAGATAAAAGCCTTAATACTTACACCCACCAGGGAGTTGGCAATACAGATTGAAGAAAGTTTCCGGAATTACTCGCAATACACAAATCTTCGGCAGGCGGTTATTTTTGGAGGCGTAAACCAAAAACCACAGGTAGACAAACTAAGACGCGGAGTTGATATTTTGGTAGCTACTCCCGGACGGCTACTCGACCTGATCAATCAAAAGCATATTTCACTGGCTCACGTCCGGCATTTTGTGTTGGATGAAGCCGACCGTATGCTTGACATGGGGTTTATCCATGATATAAAACGATTGTTGCCAATGTTGCCAAAACAGAAACAAACACTGTTTTTCTCGGCTACAATGCCGTCGGCAATCAGTAAACTTTCGAGATCGATTTTGCAGAATCCGGTTACAGTAAGAATTGTTCCGATATCTTCTGCTACTGACATGATTGAGCAACATTTGTATTATGTGGAAAGACAGAAAAAGAACCAGTTGTTAATTTCGTTATTAAGACAAGATTTAAACAAATCGGTTTTAATTTTTTCGCGAACAAAACGCGGAGCTGACAAAATTGCAAGGATATTGAACAGTAGCAGGATTGAATGTGAAGCCATACATGGAAACAAATCGCAAGTTGCACGACAAAGAGCATTATCGAATTTTAAATCAGGACGAACAAGTGTGATTGTTGCAACTGATATTGCTGCCCGTGGGATTGACATTGCTAACCTGGAGCTAGTAATTAACTACGATTTACCTGATGTGGCAGAAACCTACGTACACAGAATTGGACGTACCGGACGGGCAGGACAATCAGGAACAGCGCTTTCATTCTATTCTCAGGACGAACACATGATGGTTCGGAATATACAACGGCTGACCGGGAAAAAATTAAATCCGGTATTGGCTTAAAAGAAAAATAGATTAAAGAAAATGGTAACGTTGAAAGGTCGCGTAGAGAATTTTAATAAAGACAAAAATTACGGCTTTATTAAAGACACCATCAATGGTGAAAAATACTTCTTCCATGTTACCGATGCTTTTCCCGAAATAAATGAAGGAATCATCGTTTCTTTCGAACTGGATAGTGGAGACCGCGGAACGATTGCTATAACAATTAGGCCGGTTCAATAATAGATTATTATTCACATAAAAATAAAAAAGATGAATATTTATGTTTCAAATCTAAGCTACAACACAACAAGTGAAAGCTTAAAAGAATTATTTGCAGGATCAGGTGAGGTAACATCCGCAAACGTTATCACAGACAAAATCACAGGTGATTCCCGTGGTTTCGGCTTTGTTGAAATGCCTGATAACGCGGAAGGACAAAAGGCCATCGACAACCTTAATGAAACCGATTTTGAAGGCAAAACGATTAATGTAAATATTGCCCGGCCCAGAACCGATAGAAACAGTGGTGGTCAGAACAATCGAGGTGGCGGAGGATTTAACAGAAGAGGTTATTAATTTTTTAAAAGAATAAAATGAATAAAGGAACAATTAAGTTTTTTAACGAAACAAAAGGATTTGGTTTTATCAAAGACTTAAATTCTGAAAATGAGTATTTTGTCCATTCATCAGGATTAGTTGATTTCGTGAAGGAAACGGACGAAGTAAGCTTTGAGCTGCAGCAAGGACAAAAAGGCTTAAATGCCGTAAACGTTAAAAGAGTCTAACTCAATAGATGTATAAATTCAAATCCCGTTTTATGCGGGATT
It contains:
- the feoB gene encoding ferrous iron transport protein B — its product is MKLSEARNNEPVVITKVLGHGSFRKRITEMGFIRGNEVRAIKNAPFKGPSEYKILNYNITLRKSEADQIEVIPAAEFKKASTDKYKGTIDRNIDLIDQSARTKTINIALVGNPNCGKTTLFNFISGSKEKVGNYSGVTVDVHKATFKNGDYTFNFYDLPGTYSLTAYSKEEIFVRKFIYEQTPDIVINVLDSTNLERSLFLTTQLIDMDLRVIMALNMFDELEKNKLKLDKEELSKLVGIPLIPTVSSKGQGLDTLVEKVIEVFEGRDTLSRHIHINYGKQIEESVSTIRKKIKEDKPITDKISSRFLAIKLLEKDNQVIELLSKYSNYDEIQEVTLKEIKKIELLENDDSETVIANAKYSFIAGALRETYSNKHKEKKTRSEKIDSILTNRYLGFPIFTALLFFIFWTTFKLGAYPMDWIDMGVVALGNFVGNIIPDGMLNDLLVDGIIGGAGSVLVFLPNILILFFFISLLEGSGYMARAAFIMDNIMHRFGLHGRSFIPMIMGFGCNVPAILATRSMRNRGDRILTMLIIPFMSCSARLPVYILIISAFFQKYEAWVLIGIYAVGILFAFITAQVLNKTVFKNKETPFVMELPTYRLPTFRNVVYHMWDKTQHYLKKIGTIILLGVIIIWALEYFPRKTENTAGFETEIEQIANSELPEIQKEERIAEVNHAMESDRLINSYLGRTGKLIQPIMSPLGFDWKMSIAVVAGLPAKEIVVSTMGVLYQSQDGETTINLQEKLKNEVHQVGNKKGQPVFSTPAALAFIIFILIYFPCIGVVATIKNESGSWKWAAFSVLYTTSLAWVAALVTYNIGMLFI
- a CDS encoding helix-turn-helix domain-containing protein, whose amino-acid sequence is MENQAFISKQVLNELKQIKTLLAENKTVFNVEELAQYTGLSKSKIYKLLSKKLIPTGTNANIRQKFFYKKEIDLWLMGISREELEAEEEFNNSLSRNRKA
- a CDS encoding DUF5906 domain-containing protein, with the protein product MSDMPYIRVGTSYFKKVKAPTISGDFNEILVPWNIDTIKQDFGKTYVADIPKYDGFTCIPNHINFKQVCSGFYNKYSPLSNKPKKGPIEVSTLFVKHIFGNQYELGLDYLQLLYQKPVHILPILCLVSKERSTGKSTFLKWLKAIFENNLTYLTNDSFGSQFNSDWANKLLICIDEVLFNKEELTERIKYLSTTNHNKMEAKGKDKIEVEFFGKFILCSNNEDNFIKIDAAEERFWVRKISKFETEDTDLLDKLVKEIPAFLFFLDNRELSSPRITRMWFTPAQIRTRALQNLIRHNRSRVEKELASILFMVMEKYDLDEVEFCPQDAMFAVNQTRVKTDLTQIRHLLKKEWKLTPKSNSLTYEKFAIWNRGEITRETDTGRFYTVKKEFLLENFDELMNE
- a CDS encoding toprim domain-containing protein, encoding MKNNKLQCDTAREIPITEFLKRSGHSPVKENQHSAWYLSPIRKENEASFKVSKVLNRWYDHGIGKGGNIIDLVIEMNNNCSISDALAILAKNIPSFSFQQQRNLVALASEPEIRIDKILPIRHPALIKYLLQRKIDAKTASRFASQVHYSINQKRYFVLGLENVSGGWELRNPYFKNAAAPKDFSYFTTGKQLLSVTEGMFDFFSLLMLYPGLPHQSDFLVLNSVSFINRIHKIGQIYPKVSLYLDNDSAGKKATKQLLADLTNSVDMSAIYKNTKDLNQLLIARSQRLQRSPW
- a CDS encoding relaxase/mobilization nuclease domain-containing protein, with the protein product MIGKAKSISHTVNAVNYAMKKPGAKEISRNKVAGETPREIATEFRIFQNLNSKCQKNTFSMVLSPSIPDGDKLSNSDFAKLAGDFLKRMKLDDHQFVSFLHTDEKHKHLHIFVNRIDFNGKAYKDHFISKKAQRIAESVAKEWGFTTAKEIQQQNEQRLGNYVKEAHQRVLTVMPRDINDYAQLMEEYGIQTHRRIASDGKVVGLKFQIGEETIKGSSVGREFSAANLQKQILQNYEMMYRVEREKQRKQEQQNRPSRDFGISF
- a CDS encoding nitronate monooxygenase translates to MINSFFLGNKEIKLPVIQGGMGVGISLSGLASAVANEGGIGVISCAGLGLLYKQSPADYLKDSIWGLKEELRKTRELTKGTIGVNIMVALSNFTDMVRTSIAEKADVIFSGAGLPLDLPSYLTEGSKTLLVPIVSSGRAAKIICQKWLSNYNYLPDALVVEGPKAGGHLGFKREQIEDENYTLERLIPEVVSIVSAYHHKKVIPVIAAGGITTGQDVLRFMELGASGVQIGSLFVPTLECDASPLFKQSYINASQKDTMIIQSPVGMPGRALNSDFIRSVNEGKERPKKCPYHCIKTCDYTKSPYCIIMALYNAAKGNMNKGYSFAGANAYLAEKISNVKEVVQQLMKEFADAQKGFSTKRI
- a CDS encoding DEAD/DEAH box helicase, which gives rise to MTFKELNISEPILKALTNKKYDNPTPIQEKAIPTALQGGDLLGIAQTGTGKTAAFAIPIIQQLDEAPFSGGRREIKALILTPTRELAIQIEESFRNYSQYTNLRQAVIFGGVNQKPQVDKLRRGVDILVATPGRLLDLINQKHISLAHVRHFVLDEADRMLDMGFIHDIKRLLPMLPKQKQTLFFSATMPSAISKLSRSILQNPVTVRIVPISSATDMIEQHLYYVERQKKNQLLISLLRQDLNKSVLIFSRTKRGADKIARILNSSRIECEAIHGNKSQVARQRALSNFKSGRTSVIVATDIAARGIDIANLELVINYDLPDVAETYVHRIGRTGRAGQSGTALSFYSQDEHMMVRNIQRLTGKKLNPVLA
- a CDS encoding cold shock domain-containing protein gives rise to the protein MVTLKGRVENFNKDKNYGFIKDTINGEKYFFHVTDAFPEINEGIIVSFELDSGDRGTIAITIRPVQ
- a CDS encoding RNA-binding protein; the protein is MNIYVSNLSYNTTSESLKELFAGSGEVTSANVITDKITGDSRGFGFVEMPDNAEGQKAIDNLNETDFEGKTINVNIARPRTDRNSGGQNNRGGGGFNRRGY
- a CDS encoding cold shock domain-containing protein, which gives rise to MNKGTIKFFNETKGFGFIKDLNSENEYFVHSSGLVDFVKETDEVSFELQQGQKGLNAVNVKRV